One Halococcus salsus genomic window, GATTGTCCAGTCGGCCGTGAAGGAGCAACTCGACCAGATGAACGTCTCCGCGGATTTCTATGACTCCCTTGACGACGAGGTAGCCGACCTCCTCGCTGATGCC contains:
- a CDS encoding DUF1931 domain-containing protein; its protein translation is MVDLIVQSAVKEQLDQMNVSADFYDSLDDEVADLLADAARRAEDNDRKTVQSRDL